In Zea mays cultivar B73 chromosome 7, Zm-B73-REFERENCE-NAM-5.0, whole genome shotgun sequence, the following proteins share a genomic window:
- the LOC100282985 gene encoding ribosome inactivating protein: protein MVINSRSSRPQPQLVCSIIVCFATCCFAPPPPIHHMYVDITTQTYNSLYIELASLLKIPIGPVYDPQEVMQRYVLGPRRFGFYDEPPEWIYIHVVGEEQDRVILAIAIDDLCLIGFSNASDHWYKFNGQSSSFKGLPGATVLPIRQNYQDLIKGHANLWKVPLGKKSAIHATKQLASYDRAVTPDSELKDGLVRFVVMMCEGMRFRSIRDMFSSLSGNNWEEETFITELQAKSVVYWSQLSMLLIRWELTGRLPGGPKWGAVDGRYNSMAKHVQETINVNDANDALTIIDFLLRPTEEVDTGN from the coding sequence ATGGTGATCAATAGTCGATCATCCCGCCCGCAGCCGCAGTTAGTTTGTAGTATAATAGTCTGTTTTGCAACCTGCTGTTTTGCACCTCCACCGCCTATCCACCACATGTATGTTGACATCACTACTCAGACTTACAATAGTTTATATATTGAGCTTGCAAGTCTGCTCAAGATCCCGATAGGGCCTGTATATGATCCCCAAGAGGTCATGCAAAGATACGTTCTCGGACCTCGCCGCTTTGGTTTTTATGATGAGCCACCTGAATGGATATATATTCATGTCGTCGGGGAAGAACAAGACAGGGTAATTCTGGCCATAGCCATTGATGACTTATGTCTTATTGGCTTCAGTAATGCTAGTGACCATTGGTACAAGTTTAATGGACAGTCATCATCGTTCAAAGGTTTGCCGGGAGCCACCGTGCTACCGATCAGACAAAATTATCAAGATTTGATCAAAGGACACGCCAACCTTTGGAAGGTTCCTCTGGGGAAGAAATCAGCCATACATGCCACCAAGCAGCTTGCGTCGTATGACCGAGCCGTCACCCCTGACTCCGAACTCAAGGACGGGCTGGTTAGGTTCGTGGTGATGATGTGTGAAGGCATGCGGTTCCGATCGATCCGCGACATGTTCTCGTCGTTGTCGGGCAATAACTGGGAGGAGGAGACCTTCATCACTGAGCTCCAAGCAAAATCTGTCGTCTACTGGTCACAACTCTCGATGCTCCTCATTCGGTGGGAGCTAACCGGAAGGCTGCCCGGGGGGCCAAAATGGGGTGCTGTTGATGGTCGATATAACAGTATGGCTAAGCATGTCCAAGAGACTATTAATGTCAATGATGCGAACGATGCTTTGACAATCATTGATTTTCTGCTTCGCCCAACAGAGGAAGTAGATACTGGTAATTAG